The sequence CCGCCGAAAAAACCGGCCATTACGATGTGATGGAAGCGCAGTTGCGCAAGCTGATCCAGACGCAGCCGGACAATCCCCAGGCGTACAACGCACTCGGGTATTCGCTGGCCGATCGTGGCCAGCGCCTCCCGGAAGCGGACAAGCTGGTCGAGAAGGCGTCGTCGCTGGCGCCTAACGACGCGTTCATCATGGACAGCGTCGGCTGGGTCAAATTCCGCATGGGCGATACGTCGGACGCGATCAAGCTGCTGCGCAAAGCGTACGACATCCAGCCGAACGCCGAAATCGGCGCGCATCTCGGCGAAGTGCTGTGGAAAACCGGCGCGCAGGACCAGGCACGCGCGGCGTTCCGCGACGCCCGCAAGCTCGAACCGGACAACGACACGCTGGTCAAAACGCTTCAACGTCTCCAGGTGAACGATCTTTGATGCGTCTTTCCCGTTTGCTTTCCTTTCCCCGGGCGCTGCGTGGCGCGGTGCTCGGATTCGCAGCGGCGGCGGCTGTCGCGTTGGCCGGCTGTGCGTCGGTCGCGCCGAAAGGGCCGTCCACGTCGAATGCCGCGACTTCCCTGACCGCGCAGACCAGCCGCGCTTATCAAGGCCGGTTCGCGATCCAGTACAACGATCAGAACGGCCAGCAGCGCAACGCGTACGGCAACTTCATCTGGCAGGAAACCGGCGACACCGTGACCCTGCAGTTGCGCAATCCGCTCGGCCAGACGCTGGCGGTGGTGACGTCGTCGCCGGCCTCGGCCACGCTCGAACTGCCGAACAAGCAACCGCTCACCGCGGATAACGTCTCCACGTTGATGCAGAACGCGCTCGGCTTCGCGCTGCCGGTCGAAGGGCTGCGTTATTGGCTGCAACCGTCGCCAGCCCCGACTTCGCGCGCGAAGACAGAGAGGGATCCGGACCAGCCCTCGCGTCTGAAGCAGATCACGCAGGACGGCTGGACGATCGACTACCTTGCGTACGCCGATGCCCCGGCCACCGGCGTGAAGCGCCTGAACCTGAGCCGTTCGGAACCGCCGCTCGACATCAAGCTCGTGCTGGATCAGTAACGCATCGACTCGCGCCGCGCTTCGACTGATGTCGTCGCGCTGCCTCGCTTTTTAGCGCCGCTATGGCGCACGTAGCCTCGAATCACTCATGATTGAAACCACCGATTCGCTGCGCGATTGCCTCGCGCCCGCGAAACTCAACCTCTTCCTGCACATCACGGGCCGTCGGCCGGATGGCTATCACACGCTGCAAACGGTCTTCCAGTTGCTCGACTGGGGCGACACGCTGCACTTCAAGCGCCGCGAAGACGGGCTGATCACGCGCAGCACCGAGATCGCCGACGTACCGGCGGAACACGACCTCACGGTGCGCGCCGCGACGCTATTGAAGGCGCATACGGGCTCGCGCGAAGGCGTCGACATCGAAATCGACAAGCGCCTGCCGATGGGCGCCGGCCTCGGCGGCGGCAGTTCCGACGCGGCGACCACGCTGCTTGCGCTGAACCGTCTGTGGAAGCTCGATTTGCCCCGCCTTGAACTGCAGGAACTGGCGCTGAAACTCGGCGCGGACGTGCCGTTCTTTGTTTTTGGAAGAAATGCGTTCGCGGAGGGTGTCGGAGAAGCATTGGACGTTGTACAATTGCCGCCGCGCCATTTCCTAGTAGTGACGCCGAGAGTTCAGGTTCCCACTGCAGCGATTTTTTCCGAAAAAGCGTTGACAAGAGATTCGAAACCTCTCATAATTACGGACTTTCCTGCAGAACTTAGCTGCAATACTGAATGGCCAGAAAGTTTTGGCCGCAATGACATGCAGCAGGTTGTCGTAGGAAAATACGCGGAAGTAGCGCAAGTGCTGCGATGGTTTGAAAACGTCGCGCCAGCGCGGATGTCTGGATCAGGTGCAAGTGTCTTTGCAGCGTTTCGTAGTAAAGTTGAGGCAGAGGCGGCGCAAGCCAATCTGCCCGGCAAATGGAACAGCGCAGTGGCCGCCAGTCTAGAGCAACATCCACTCTTTACTTTCGCGTCATAGTTTTGCGTCATCGAACGAAACTCCACGTTCGGTGAGGCTCAAAGTTAGTGTAGGGGAGTCGCCAAGTTGGTTAAGGCACCGGATTTTGATTCCGGCATTCGAAGGTTCGACTCCTTCCTCCCCTGCCAAAAATTCTCGCATTTCCCTCGCCCCCAGCCTGAAGTAGGTGCACGATGAGCAGCCATGACGGCCTGATGGTTTTTACTGGCAACGCAAATCCCGCGCTTGCACAGGAAGTCGTCAAAATCCTCGGTATTCCCCTCGGCAAAGCAATGGTTAGCCGTTTCTCGGACGGTGAAATCCAGGTCGAGATTCAGGAAAACGTGCGTGGCAAGGATGTTTTCGTCCTGCAGTCCACATGCGCACCGGCGAACGACAATCTGATGGAACTGATGATCATGGTCGATGCGCTCAAGCGCGCATCCGCCGGCCGGATCACCGCAGCCATCCCCTACTTCGGTTATGCCCGTCAGGATCGTCGCCCGCGTTCGGCGCGCGTCGCCATTTCGGCGAAGATCGTGGCGAACATGCTGGAAATCGCCGGCGTCGAGCGGATCATCACGATGGATCTGCACGCCGACCAGATTCAAGGTTTCTTCGACATTCCGGTCGACAACATTTACGCCACGCCCGTGCTGCTCGGTGATCTTCGCCAGAAGAACTACGAGAACCTGCTGGTCGTTTCGCCGGACGTTGGCGGCGTGGTGCGTGCCCGGGCTTTGGCGAAGCAACTGAATTGCGATCTCGCAATCATCGACAAACGTCGCCCGAAGGCGAACATCGCCGAAGTGATGAACATCATCGGTGAAGTCGAAGGCCGTACCTGCGTGATCATGGACGACATGGTCGACACCGCCGGCACGCTCTGCAAGGCAGCTCAGGTTTTGAAGGAACGTGGTGCGAAGCAGGTGTTCGCTTACGCTACCCACCCGGTTCTGTCGGGCG is a genomic window of Paraburkholderia bryophila containing:
- the lolB gene encoding lipoprotein insertase outer membrane protein LolB, with the protein product MRLSRLLSFPRALRGAVLGFAAAAAVALAGCASVAPKGPSTSNAATSLTAQTSRAYQGRFAIQYNDQNGQQRNAYGNFIWQETGDTVTLQLRNPLGQTLAVVTSSPASATLELPNKQPLTADNVSTLMQNALGFALPVEGLRYWLQPSPAPTSRAKTERDPDQPSRLKQITQDGWTIDYLAYADAPATGVKRLNLSRSEPPLDIKLVLDQ
- the ispE gene encoding 4-(cytidine 5'-diphospho)-2-C-methyl-D-erythritol kinase produces the protein MIETTDSLRDCLAPAKLNLFLHITGRRPDGYHTLQTVFQLLDWGDTLHFKRREDGLITRSTEIADVPAEHDLTVRAATLLKAHTGSREGVDIEIDKRLPMGAGLGGGSSDAATTLLALNRLWKLDLPRLELQELALKLGADVPFFVFGRNAFAEGVGEALDVVQLPPRHFLVVTPRVQVPTAAIFSEKALTRDSKPLIITDFPAELSCNTEWPESFGRNDMQQVVVGKYAEVAQVLRWFENVAPARMSGSGASVFAAFRSKVEAEAAQANLPGKWNSAVAASLEQHPLFTFAS
- a CDS encoding ribose-phosphate pyrophosphokinase, producing MSSHDGLMVFTGNANPALAQEVVKILGIPLGKAMVSRFSDGEIQVEIQENVRGKDVFVLQSTCAPANDNLMELMIMVDALKRASAGRITAAIPYFGYARQDRRPRSARVAISAKIVANMLEIAGVERIITMDLHADQIQGFFDIPVDNIYATPVLLGDLRQKNYENLLVVSPDVGGVVRARALAKQLNCDLAIIDKRRPKANIAEVMNIIGEVEGRTCVIMDDMVDTAGTLCKAAQVLKERGAKQVFAYATHPVLSGGAGERIAASALDELVVTDTIPLGEEARSCAKIRSLTSAGLLAETFSRIRRGDSVMSLFAES